The following DNA comes from Pseudomonadota bacterium.
GCCGGGTTCTGGAGCGAATCCGGTTTCCGGCAGGTTCCAAATCCTCCAGCCGCCATAGGCGGTATGCTTCTGAAGCGTGATCTCCTTATGGTTTCCGGGACTTACAGTCACCGGGCTTTGATAACCCCGCTGATAGAGGTCTGAACCAGAGTCGGGACTCAACAACGGAGCCAGAGTCAGATCGAGAAGAGATGGACAGCAGTGAGGGAGTTACTGGCCAGCCTGTCGAGGCACTGCGCGGGACGGCGCACATCTTTCATGCGACAGAAAGAAGTGTTCAACCAGATTGCAAAAGCTCTGGTCTGGTTGCCCTGGAATGGCGGAGAATGTCCAGAGCCGCATCGTCATCGATGATGGTGGCCCGCCGGTAGTGGCGTGTCATGGTCTTTGCCAGCCGGCACGCAGTGCAAAAAGGCACCATTCTTGCCCATTCGTCCGGCGCACTCCGCGCAACCTCCTGTAAAATTATTGAGTACACCTCCGGTTTCCGGAAGGAGCGGGTGTCATGATCATCCAACAACCTGAACTGGTACAGGTTTAAGTGCAACTCCCGGAAAAAAGTAGACAGGGCATTGTTAAATTGTTACAAAAACATGAAATTTCGAAGGTATGGTTCTTCATGAAAAAACAGCCTCCACCTTGCGGCCAGGGCACTGATCTTTCAACAAAAAAAATGATAGATTTTTCCTCTGTTGATCTGAACTATGAAAAATTCAGGGAGCTCGCCAGAAATCCGCACCTGACTCCGGAAGAAAAAATTGCCTTTCCCGTCAGCTATCGGCAAGGCTACGAAGATTCAATTGTCAGGGATATCACGGCAAAACTTGGCCTTGAAAGCCGGACCGGGCAAACCGTTATTGATATTGGCTGCGGCGTTGGTGGCGTAACTGACAGGCTGATTGAGATCTGCAGAAAGCAAAAACATCGTCTTGTTCTGGTGGATTCCGGGGAAATGCTGGCCCTTCTGCCAGACCATCCCTTCATCTCAAAAATTGCCGGA
Coding sequences within:
- a CDS encoding methyltransferase domain-containing protein, producing MKKQPPPCGQGTDLSTKKMIDFSSVDLNYEKFRELARNPHLTPEEKIAFPVSYRQGYEDSIVRDITAKLGLESRTGQTVIDIGCGVGGVTDRLIEICRKQKHRLVLVDSGEMLALLPDHPFISKIAGMYPSNAEAVHAAAGGEATAILCYSVLQYIFVDANPFSFLDSLMGLLAPGGSALIGDIPNISKRKRFFSSQTGVAFHKAFMKTEEPPAVRFNVTETGQIDDSVLMGMVLRARTAGCDAWL